The Phormidium yuhuli AB48 DNA window GTCCTCGTTATCAATTCAATATTAATGTCAAATTAGGCTCGGTCGTCTCAAGGGGATGACACTTCCAGGAGGCTAGGGTGGGGGGCGATCGCCCCCACCGGCCCTCAAACACCCGCCCAATTCAGTATTTGTACAGTTTTGTGTCGACAAAAGGGGCTTTTTTAAAGCTTCTGTGAAGGACTCACGGCTCGAATGTAATGTTTGTGTGAAGTTCTTCTACGAAAATACACGTAGATAGGTTTGCTTGCCATAATGGACTCACAAGCGAATTTACAGATACACCTATTCAAGGATCCATACGAGATCATGGGAGAATTATGAACCTACAACATACGCTCGGCTGCGCCGCCCTTTCTCTGTCTTTTGCTGGACTGTCACTCCTGACCGCTGCCCCGGCTGAAGCCTTTACCCTCATTTTTGGGAATGGCGATAGTTTCGGAGGGGAAGCGGATTTCAACCTGCTGGGAGATCGTTCCACTTCTTATGCATTTGATTTCCTTGATGTTGATAAGAACCCAACCGGACTTGGCAACTACGGCAACTGGGGCATGACCCATGGCACCGGGACATTTGCTCCTTATTCTACCAATGGGCTAATCAGTGATGGCTACCTCATCAAGAGTGTTGATTTCACGACCGTTGGTTCTTCCATCACGAGCTTCTTGAAATATGACAATACTGAGCCTGGTGCTGATCCAACTCTGGCGTCCTGGGAGATGGATCTTAAAAATATAACGTTCGGTGACTTTTGGCTTGGTACTACTCGCTTTATTGGAATTGATGGCACGGCTGTCTTCAGGAGTGGTAATACTGTTACCGGTGAGGCTGCATTCAGCACTCAGCTTCTTCGCACTAAGGAAAACCCTCATACGATGAGCTTCAATGCAGCTATCGTTCCCGAACCCACTGGAGTTCTCGGTGCGGGCATTGCTGTCACCATGATGGCCGGCTTACGCAAACGTTCCAAACAAAACGCTTAATCTCCTCAACGAACAGTCCAGGATTGACTTTAACTTTTTTTTAAGTGCATCGAACCGTTAGAAATTCCCCCTAGCCAGTGCCCCCCGCACTGGCTTTTGCATGAATTCTATTTCCCGACGAAGAATAAGATAATAAAAATTTTTAGAATAAAATCGGCAAAATTTTAAAATTTTATCTTAAAACCTCTTGAAACTCACCGATAAAGTTTGGCAAGATCGAAGTGTTGCTAAAGAAAAGCTTAAGAACTTATGAGTTTACGCCACCCACTAAGCCTGGCGACCCTGTCCCTATCCTTAACAGGGCTTTCCATGCTCATTCCCTCCCAAGCAGATGCGCTCACATTTAGTGAAGGGGGAGAGTTTAGTGGCTTTGTCGAGTCATTGGAAGTTGAGAGTGATGTCACTGACTCATCGGAGTTTCGCTTCGCAGATGGGGAGGGAGAGTATCAGGATATTGGCAGTTATGGAGAGTTTGGAATTGGCCCAACAGATGGAGTCTTTGCCCCCTATCAAGGAGAATCAGGACTGATTCAGAGTGTTGATTTTGAGGATGTTGATGAGGGTGTATCGGGGTTCTTAGAATTTCAATCCGATGATAGGGCTTTGTCACCCTGGTCGTTTGATATCACGGATAATGTGACAATGACTTCACTGGGCGACGAGAGTGTTGAAGTAGCCGCTGATGGTGTCTTCCGAGGACCCGAAGATGAAGCCCCTGGGAACTTTACCTTAACCACACAGGGGGATGGAGAAACAACAGCCAGTTTTAGTTCTGATGTTGCGGTTCCTGAACCGACTGGATTGTTAGGGTTAGGTGTTGTCGCCGGTGTCATGGCTGGCCTACGTAGATGGACGAAACCTGAGGAGTCTGGGTAGTACAGATTAACTCCAATGGGGCAAATCCTGCCCCATTGCAGCCCAGGAACCCGTCCTAGCAAGTTCCTGGGTTTCCTGGTAGATCTACGTATTATCCGTAAATTTACTAAAATCCGTAAATTTACGGATTTTCTTAAGCTTATCTCCACTCACAACCCAGGGCGATCGCCCAATCTCAGACGAACCCGACCATCGAGGAAACCCTTAGCGTAGAATGTTAAGGGTTATCTCACAGGTCGCTATGGCACGGCGCGTCACATCCAGCCAATCCCCTTCAACCTCCTCCCCCAAGGGACTCTCCCCCAAACTCGAAGATGTCATTCGCATTCGGGGGGCGCGTCAACATAACCTGAAACAGATTGATATCGACCTCCCCCGCAATCAACTCATCGTCTTTACAGGCGTCTCCGGTTCCGGGAAGTCCTCCCTCGCCTTCGATACCATCTTCGCCGAAGGTCAACGGCGCTATGTCGAATCCCTCAGCGCCTATGCGCGTCAGTTCCTGGGACAACTGGACAAACCCGATGTAGAGTCCATCGAAGGTCTCAGTCCCGCCATCTCCATCGACCAGAAATCCACCTCCCACAACCCCCGGTCTACCGTCGGAACCGTCACTGAAATTTACGACTACCTGCGGCTCCTCTTTGGCCGTGCTGGAGAACCCCACTGTCCCCATTGC harbors:
- a CDS encoding PEP-CTERM sorting domain-containing protein, coding for MNLQHTLGCAALSLSFAGLSLLTAAPAEAFTLIFGNGDSFGGEADFNLLGDRSTSYAFDFLDVDKNPTGLGNYGNWGMTHGTGTFAPYSTNGLISDGYLIKSVDFTTVGSSITSFLKYDNTEPGADPTLASWEMDLKNITFGDFWLGTTRFIGIDGTAVFRSGNTVTGEAAFSTQLLRTKENPHTMSFNAAIVPEPTGVLGAGIAVTMMAGLRKRSKQNA
- a CDS encoding PEP-CTERM sorting domain-containing protein (PEP-CTERM proteins occur, often in large numbers, in the proteomes of bacteria that also encode an exosortase, a predicted intramembrane cysteine proteinase. The presence of a PEP-CTERM domain at a protein's C-terminus predicts cleavage within the sorting domain, followed by covalent anchoring to some some component of the (usually Gram-negative) cell surface. Many PEP-CTERM proteins exhibit an unusual sequence composition that includes large numbers of potential glycosylation sites. Expression of one such protein has been shown restore the ability of a bacterium to form floc, a type of biofilm.), which codes for MSLRHPLSLATLSLSLTGLSMLIPSQADALTFSEGGEFSGFVESLEVESDVTDSSEFRFADGEGEYQDIGSYGEFGIGPTDGVFAPYQGESGLIQSVDFEDVDEGVSGFLEFQSDDRALSPWSFDITDNVTMTSLGDESVEVAADGVFRGPEDEAPGNFTLTTQGDGETTASFSSDVAVPEPTGLLGLGVVAGVMAGLRRWTKPEESG